Sequence from the Sphingomonas koreensis genome:
CGACCGGAGCGCCTTGCGCGGCGAGGCTGGTGGTGGGGCGATCGGGCAGATCGGGATGATGCGCCAGGTTGACGCCGATGCCGATGACGATCGCATCGCCGGTCCGCTCGAGCAGGATGCCCGAGAGCTTGGCGCCCGCAATCAGCAGGTCGTTGGGCCATTTGATCGTCGCGCCTACGGGCAGGAACACGCGGACGGCCTCTTCCAGCGCGACCGCGGCGACCAAGGCGAGCGTGGCAGCGGGCGGGTCGGCGGGGCGAAGGCGGATCAGCGTGCTGGCGTAAAGATTGCCGGCGGGGGACTCCCATGGCCGCCCCTGACGCCCCTTGCCGCCGGTCTGGCGTTCGGCACGGAGCCAGCTGCCCTCACCCGCGCCCGCCGAAGCGAGCGCGAGCATGTCGGCATTGGTCGAGCCGGTCGTTTCGACCGTGCGGATGAGACCCGTCATGTGCATCGGAAGAGCGGCACCGGCCCGCTCCCCCACCCGGCCACCCATGCAGAATACGTTGTGGGTGGCCGGGTGGAGGAGCGGGCCGGTGCCGTCAACCCGATCAAAAAAGCGTCTTTGCCGCAGCCAGCGACCAGGCGCCGATCGCCGGGATCAGCAGATAGCCGAACGGCGAGACGAACAGCGCGGCGGCGGCGATCAGGCCGCCCTCGACCGGGTTGGTCTCACGACCATATTCCGGCGCGGGCTCGTCGAAGTACATCGTCTTGACGATCTTGAGGTAATAATAGGCGCCGATCACCGAGGCCGCGATGCCGAACACCGCGAGCGGGAACAGCCCGGCACGCGTCGCCGCTTCGAACACCGCGAACTTGGCCCAGAAGCCGAACAGCGGCGGGATGCCCGCAAGGCTGAACATGAAGATCGCCAGTGCTGCCGCGAGCGCCGGACGTGTACGCGACAGACCCGACAGGCTGGCGATGCTCTCGACCGGCTTGCCGTCGGCGTCGCGCATCTGGAGCACGACGAGGAAGCTGCCCAGCGTCATCACCACATAGATGCTGAGATAGGTCAGCACGCCGGCCACGCCCTCGGCGGTGCCGGCGGCAAGGCCGACAAGCGCGAAACCGATATTGTTGATCGACGAATAGGCGAGCAGTCGCTTGATGTTGGTCTGGCCGATCGCGGCGACGGCGCCGAGCACGATCGAGGCGAGCGAAGCGACGATGACGATCTGGCGCCAGTCGCTGGTCACGGGACCCATCGCGTCGATCGCAACGCGGACGGCAAGCGCCACCGCGGCGACCTTTGGCGCCGAGGCGAAGAAAGTGGTCACCGGGGTCGGTGCGCCTTCGTACACGTCCGGGGTCCACATATGGAACGGGACCGCCGACATCTTGAAGGCGAAGCCCGCGAACATGAAGACCAGGCCGAACAGCAGGCCGAGCTTGGCAGCGCCCTCGGCCCCCGCATAGGCGGTGGCGATATCACCGAAGATGGTGGTGCCGCTGAAGCCATAGACCAGGCTGATGCCGTAAAGCAGGATTCCGCTCGCGAGCGAGCCGAGGATGAAATATTTGAGGCCCGCTTCGGCCGAACGCACGTCGCGGCGCATGAAGCTGGCGAGGACGTAGGAGGCGAGGCTGTTGAGCTCGAGCCCGACATAGAGCGTCAGCAGATCGTTGGCCGAAACCATCATGCCCATGCCCGCGGTCGCGAACAGGATCAGGATGGGATATTCGGGACGCAGATCCTCACCCGAGGTGCGCGCAAAGAAGCGCGGCGCGATGATGATCGAGATCGCCGCGGCGAAGAAGATCAGCACCTTGGCATAGGCGCCGAACAGATCGGCATTGTAGAGCTTGTCGAAGGCGAGGCCGCCCGAGGAGGCCGGACCGGTGAGCGCGACGCCGGCGCCGATCAGCACCAGCACCGCGACCCAGCTGACCAGACGCGACACCGCCTGACCGCCCCATGCGGCGATCATCAGCAGCGCGAGACCACCGACCGAGAGAACGATCTCGGGCAGGACCATCGAGAGTTGTGCGGC
This genomic interval carries:
- the nuoN gene encoding NADH-quinone oxidoreductase subunit NuoN, with translation MDYAAQLSMVLPEIVLSVGGLALLMIAAWGGQAVSRLVSWVAVLVLIGAGVALTGPASSGGLAFDKLYNADLFGAYAKVLIFFAAAISIIIAPRFFARTSGEDLRPEYPILILFATAGMGMMVSANDLLTLYVGLELNSLASYVLASFMRRDVRSAEAGLKYFILGSLASGILLYGISLVYGFSGTTIFGDIATAYAGAEGAAKLGLLFGLVFMFAGFAFKMSAVPFHMWTPDVYEGAPTPVTTFFASAPKVAAVALAVRVAIDAMGPVTSDWRQIVIVASLASIVLGAVAAIGQTNIKRLLAYSSINNIGFALVGLAAGTAEGVAGVLTYLSIYVVMTLGSFLVVLQMRDADGKPVESIASLSGLSRTRPALAAALAIFMFSLAGIPPLFGFWAKFAVFEAATRAGLFPLAVFGIAASVIGAYYYLKIVKTMYFDEPAPEYGRETNPVEGGLIAAAALFVSPFGYLLIPAIGAWSLAAAKTLF
- a CDS encoding biotin--[acetyl-CoA-carboxylase] ligase, with the protein product MTGLIRTVETTGSTNADMLALASAGAGEGSWLRAERQTGGKGRQGRPWESPAGNLYASTLIRLRPADPPAATLALVAAVALEEAVRVFLPVGATIKWPNDLLIAGAKLSGILLERTGDAIVIGIGVNLAHHPDLPDRPTTSLAAQGAPVDPATFLEVLVESFARWLSRWRQEGLDPLRLRWLDRAHAPGTALTARLPDGEAIDGLFDGLTGDGALILRLASGERRVIHAGDVFLI